CTGGGGGTACTTCCTTTATCAAGGGGTCATTGATCCTCTTGGCGGAATCAACACCCTTTGGCCATTGTTTGGAATTGCGAATCAAATGCTTTCCGCCATTGCGTTGCTGCTTGGGACGACGGTCCTTTTCAAAATGGGCAAAAAAGCGTACACATGGGTCACTCTTGTACCTACAACATTCTTGTTGATAGTGACCATGACGGCTGGGTGGCAAAAGCTGTTCCACGAAAACCCGGCTATTGGCTTTTTGGCACATAAGGATAAGTTTAAAGCGGCCTATGATAATGGGGAAATTCTTGCTCCGGCAGCTAACCTTACCGAGATGAAACGGGTTATCGTCAATGATTATGTGGATGCTGCCCTGTGTGCCATCTTCATGATCGTGGTGATCACGGTCTTGATTTCCGCAATTAGGTTATGGATAAAAGTCTTGAAGAATCAAAAAATAGATTTACATGAAACACCTTATGTATCAAGGACATCATAAGGGAGGGAAGGCAATGTTGAAAAGATTGATTAAAATTCTCAGCTACAGAAAACAATTCGTCAGTTTGCTGGTCGGCGTGCCGAGTTATGATACTTATGTGGCGCATATGAAAATGCATCATCCTGAAGATCCTGTGAAAACCAGGAAAGAATTTTTCTGTGAAGCCCAGGATGAGCGGTATAATGCAAAGGGTGGGAAAGTGTCTCGTTGCTGCTAACTGAATATCTTTTGAAGGGCCCTCAATAGAAGGGCCCTTTTTTTAATGGGTTTTTTAGAACGGGACATAAGTAGAGGGGGAAAAGTAATGGGAAGGGATTCGTGAAATTGGTGAAAATTATTTTCAAAACGAAAAAACCCATTTTCTTTTGATCCTTTATTCATAAGTGATGTTATATAACCTCACGCTTTTTAACGGAAAATAAAAATTTGGTTGAATTTTTAGAAAACTGAGTATATGATAAAAAATATAACATGTTAATGTTAATAAACATAACATATACAAAAAAAGGGGGAAAAAACAGTATGCAAATGGCGGATTCGGTATTCATGTTTTTGGCGACGATGATGGTTTGGCTAATGACACCAGGGATTGCACTATTTTATGGAGGGATGGTAAAGAGTAAAAATGTCCTGAATACTGCAATGCATAGTTACATGCCACTGGCTGTCATTTCGATTCTTTGGGTGCTGATTGGGTATTCATTATCATTTTCACCTGGTAATGCATTTCTAGGCGGTCTGGACTGGGTCGGCTTAAAGGATGTAGGCTTTGCACCTGGACCATACAGCGAAACAATTCCTCATAGTTTGTTCATGTTATTCCAAATGACTTTTGCCGTGTTAACAGTCTCGATCATTGCAGGTGGCATTGCCGAGCGGATGAAGTTTTCAGCATTCCTGATTTTTACGATCCTTTGGTCTTTATTAGTATACGCTCCTGTTGCACACTGGGTTTGGGGAGGCGGCTGGTTAGCGGAATTGGGTGCACTTGACTTTGCAGGAGGAAACGTCGTCCATATTTCTTCAGGGGTTGCGGGTCTGGTTTTGGCGGTCATGTTAGGTAAAAGAAAAGAGTCGGGTGATAGTGCACCACATAATCTTCCTTTAACTTTCCTTGGAGGTTCATTAATTTGGTTCGGGTGGTACGGCTTCAACGTCGGAAGTACATTGACAATCAATGAAGTGGCGATGAATGTATTCGTTAATACAGCAGTTGCAGCGGCGGCTGGTATCATTGGCTGGCTGATCGTTGAGTATATGGCTAATAAAAAGGCAACATTGCTGGGTGCGGTATCCGGAGCTATTTCAGGCTTGGTAGCCATTACACCTGCTTGTGGATTCGTAACCACTGCCTCTTCCATCATCATCGGTGTCGTCGGCGGTGCCGTATGTTTCTGGGGCGTATTCTTTCTGAAGAATAGAATGGGTTACGACGATGCACTTGATGCATTCGGATTACATGGGATCGGTGGGACATGGGGGGGCATCGCGACAGGTTTGTTCGCGACCACTTCCGTAAATGAAAGCGGGGCAAATGGTTTATTCTATGGTGACTTCAACTTGTTGTGGAAGCAGCTTGTAGCGATCGTCGCGACATATATTTTCGTTTCCGTGGTCACTTATATCGTTGCGAAAGTCATTAACCTTTTCGTGCCGTTGCGTGTCAGTGAAGAAGATGAGTCAATGGGGCTTGATCTTACACTTCATGGAGAAAAGGCTTATCACGAATCAATTTAAAGGGGGGGCTCATATGTCAGAGGTTTTAACGAAAATAGAAATCATTACACGTCCTATCAAGTTTGAACAATTCAAAGCGGAACTTGCAAAAATTGGGGTGAGCGGAATGACGGTTTCGGAAGTAAAAGGAACGGGTCTTCAGAAGAGTTATGTGGAAACATATAGAGGCAGAAATCGTGAAATGTCATTGCATGACAGGATGAAAATCGAAATCGTCGTGTGTGAGGTGCCAGTTCAGGATATTGTGGATGTAGCAAGGAAGTTCTTGAGTACCGGTAAGCCTGGTGACGGTAAAATCTTCATTTATGAATTGGCGAATGTTGTGAATATCCGGACCGGAAAAGAAGGTCATGATGCGTTAAAGAATGACATCTGATGCTGTGATTAATTCGGCCGAATATGCCGGATACAGTCGATTAAGGAAAGGGAGCTGAAAATGGGGAGACTGGTCCGAATTGTTAATGCGAAAAAACAGAAGATCGTTAATACGCTCATTTCAGAGGGTGTATATCAACCTGATGACCGATCCTTTTTATTGGAATTGCCATTGAAAAACTTAGAAGAGATATTATCCCTTCGAATAAAATCCTCGTTTCAAAATCCCCGTTTAAAAAAATAACCTTTCAGCCGTTATCCAATATGGGGAGAGCGGCTTCTTTTATGCGTTTGTTGCCAAATTCGGCTTTGGAGTATGAATGTTAGGTAAAAGGAAACTTTTTTCTAGAATCCCCCATGGAAATCGGGGAGCTTTCCAACTATAATGAATAAGGATATAAATTTAAATACGATTTTTTTGCTTTTTTTGACGTTATTCGCTTAGTTACTTCCATATTTCTTTATTTTACGAAAACCAAATTCAAAAAAATGTAAGTTTTCCAGAAAACGATGAATTATTTCATGAATGCCCTGTTTAATAAATAGGGAAATTATTAATATGTTCTTTTAAGAGGTGAAAGGAAATGGATCAATTTACGGTCGAATCCGTTTTGAATATCATCAGGGAGTTTGTACCGAAGGATGCTTCAATTTCTGTGGCTGATTCTGAAAAATACATTTATTATCAACCGAGCAAACAAGTTGACTTAAGAATAAAACCGGGTGATTTAATCAGTGAAAAAACGGCGACATATAAAGCGTTGAGTGTTCGAAAAAAAATAGGGGTGCAAGTGGAAAGTAATGTATTTGGCGTACCTTACTATGGGCTGAGTGTTCCTATCATGGACGAGGACAATCCTTTAGGGGCGGTAACGGCCATTTTGCCGTCAAAGCCATTAATTTTACCGACATCATTCTTGACCATTAAAACAGATGACCGCTGGATACCGCTTCCATATGATGAAATTATGTATTTGGAAGCTCAAAATAGGAAAACTAAGATTCAGTCCGAACGTGTGAGTGGATTTCATAAAATGAACTTAAGTGAATTGGAATTCATTTTACCTAGTGATTTATTCATTCGTGTGCATCGTTCGTACATCGTCAATATCAACTATATACAGGAGATCCTTCCTGATTTTCATTCTACATTTTTACTCATAATGAAAGACCATTCCAAAATCCAGGTCAGTCAAACATATGCAAGTCAATTTAGAAGGGCTTTGGGATTTTAGTGATTCTCCTTTATGTAAAAAAAATGCTGGTTTATGCTCTATTTAAGGCTTTTCATTCAGAATCGAATGTGATGATTACACAGGATTGATAAAATTAAGTGTAAGAAAAGCGAAAAATGGGGGTCTTTTGTATGAACGAAAGCGTTTTCAAAAAAATTCGCAACGAACAGTTTAAGGGGAAAGTAGTTACAGCGGAAGAGGCAGCTTCATGGATTAAAGATGGGATGAAACTCGGTATGAGTGGTTTTACTCGTGCTGGAGATGCTAAAGTTATTCCGATGGCTCTAGTTGAAAGAGCTAAAACTGAAAAATTCAAAGTTGACGTATTTACAGGTGCCTCATTAGGGCCGGAAGTCGACCAACATATGGCGGAAGCGGGTATCATAAACAAACGTTTGCCGTTCCAAGCGGATAAAGGTATTCGCAATAAAATCAATGCTGATGAAGTCACTTATGTAGATCAGCATTTATCTCATACAGCTGAACAAGTTCGTCAAGGCATTGTCGGGCCTATAGATTTTGCAATCATCGAAGCATTGGCGATTACGGAAGATGGATTAATCATCCCGACGACTTCTGTAGGAAACTCAGCCATATTCGTTCAAGAAGCTAAACATGTAATCATTGAATTGAACGTGTCCCATCCAGAAGGATTGGAAGGGATGCATGATATATATACACCAGCAAAACAAGGAGAACGCGAACCGATTCCTATGACTAAAGCGAGTGATCGCCTTGGATCGATCGGTATTGCGGTTGATCCTGAAAAAGTAATGGGAATCGTCGTTTCCACAGATCTTGATGCACCTTCTACAATCGTGCCGCCGGATGAAGAAACTGCAACAATCGCCAACCACCTTATTAACTTCCTTCGTGAAGAAATCAAGGCAGGCCGTTTAACTGAAAGCCTTGCTCCGCTTCAGTCGGGAGTAGGTTCAGTTGCAAATGCAGTATTCGCTGGCTTCCTTGATTCTGAATTTAAAGATTTGGAAGTATATTCAGAAGTGCTGCAAGATGCGGTGTTTGATTTGATCGATGCTGGAAAAGTTAAATTCGCTTCAGGGTGTTCGATTACATTAGCTGAAGAAAAAGGTAAACAAGTTTACGGTGAGCTTGAAAAATACCGTGATAAACTAGTTCTTCGTCCACAAGAAATATCTAACCATCCTGAAATCATCCGTCGCCTTGGCTTGATTTCAATCAATACAGCGTTAGAGTGTGATATCTATGGTAACGTGAACTCGACACATGTTTCTGGGACAAGAATGATGAATGGAATCGGTGGATCGGGAGATTTTGCCCGTAACTCACGCCTAGGCATTTTCGTAACGAAATCATATGCGAAAGGCGGCAAAATTTCTAGTATCGTTCCTTTTGTTTCACATGTGGATCATACTGAACATGATGTGGATGTATTAGTGACAGAGCAAGGGATCGCTGATTTACGTGGTTTGGCACCAAAAGAGCGCGTAGAGTTAATCATAGAAAACTGTGCGCATCCTGACTACCGTCCACAGCTTCGTGCGTACTTCACTGAAGCTGTTGCGCAAACTGGCGGGCATCAAACTCCACACATTCTTGAAAAAGCATTTTCATGGCATACAAACCTAGCTAAAAATGGTACGATGCTTGAAGCAGTACTACAAGATCAAAAATAAAACAGAAAACCACCCCGCCAATACAGCGGGGTTTTTTTATTTGGGTCCGTATCCCTTATTGGTGATAATAAACACATGAACCTTTCGGCACCGCTGGAAATAGAATATTTTAAAATGAAGCTTAACCATCAAAATGATAGGGAACTGTATCTTTAGGCTATTTCTTTTATTTTTGTATATAATTATTCATTCAAGTTATGGAAATATGGTAAACTGCTAACAATGAGAGATTATCATACATAGGATTTTTCGTATTTATGATGTTGTTTCCTTAGAAATAGGGAGTTAAATAGAATGGTTATAGTGGAGGAGATAATTTGTTCAAGACAAAATTACATTTTTGGACGTTAGAGTTATTACTATTGTCTTTACTTTTTTATGTTGGTACTAAGATTTCTTTTCTTTTTGAACCGATAGTCATCTTTACATCTACATTGTTCTTTCCAATCTTGATTTCAGGTTTTCTCTACTTTTTGTTCAACCCCACTGTTGATTTCCTGGTTAAAAGAAGGGTGCCTAGGGGATTATCGATATTATTGCTATATGTATTTTTCCTGGGATTGATTAGTTTGCTGGTCGGTCTGGTTGGCCCGTCACTGTCCAAACAGGTTACGGATTTAGTCAATAACCTCCCGGATTATTTCAATCAAGTAAGAAAGTTCATTGAAGACTCAGCTGAGTCAAAATGGTTTTTGTGGACGGTGGAACAAGATTATGTTCCTTTGCAAGAAGTAGGAGATTCGCTTCAAAAATATTTGACGAATTTACCGAGTAATATAACTAATAGTTTGTCTTCGGTTTTCAGTGTAGTGACGAATATTACGTTAGTGGTCGTAACGGTTCCTTTCATTCTGTTTTATATGTTGAAGGATGGAGATAAGCTTCCGGCTGCCATTATGAAATTCGTACCCGTTCGCTATAGAAAACCAGCTTTAACGGTACTTAAGGAAACGGGAGAGACGCTTGCTACTTATATTCAAGGACAGATGCTAGTTTGCATGTTTGTCGGAATTGGAACGTTCATTGGATATTTAATCATTGGTTTGCCTTACGCGTTCTTATTTGCGCTGATTGGTGCGGTAACCAATATCATTCCATATGTAGGTCCGTTTATCGGAGCAGCTCCTGCGGTCATTGTGGCGTTGATTCATTCACCGACCGAAGCGTTATTGGTCATTCTTGTTGTAACGGTCATTCAGCAACTGGATGGTAATGTCATTTCGCCGTTAGTCATCGGGAAGAAATTGAACACTCATCCGCTAACCATCATCATCCTTTTGCTCGTCGCCGGAAACATTGCTGGTATCATCGGTATGATTTTGGCCGTTCCGACTTATTCCGTTGTTAAAACGATTGTATTGAATATCGTAAAATTCATCAGGATCCGAAAAGAGGAAAAGCTTGAAGAAGATATATTGGAATGAAAAAACGGGCCCGACTCAATTAAGTCGGGCCCGTTTTCTTAGTGAAGGAGCAAAAGTGCCTAAATAGGTTACAAACCTAAGGAAATATATTTTACTTCCAGGAATTCTTCGATGCCTTGATGTCCACCTTCGCGGCCGAGCCCGCTTTGTTTGAATCCGCCAAATGGAGCTTGCGGAACTGAAGGAAGTCCATCGTTCAAGCCAACAATACCGAATTCAAGTGCCTCGGTGAATTTGATGCCCTTGGTGATATTTTCAGTGAAGACGTAAGCTGCCAAACCGAAGATGGAGTCATTTGCCCTTTTGATTGCCTCTTCATCAGTCTTAAAGGAGGCGATTGGAGCTAAAGGACCAAATGTTTCTTCATTCATGCAGAGCATGCT
This sequence is a window from Brevibacillus sp. JNUCC-41. Protein-coding genes within it:
- a CDS encoding P-II family nitrogen regulator is translated as MSEVLTKIEIITRPIKFEQFKAELAKIGVSGMTVSEVKGTGLQKSYVETYRGRNREMSLHDRMKIEIVVCEVPVQDIVDVARKFLSTGKPGDGKIFIYELANVVNIRTGKEGHDALKNDI
- a CDS encoding acetyl-CoA hydrolase/transferase family protein, which encodes MNESVFKKIRNEQFKGKVVTAEEAASWIKDGMKLGMSGFTRAGDAKVIPMALVERAKTEKFKVDVFTGASLGPEVDQHMAEAGIINKRLPFQADKGIRNKINADEVTYVDQHLSHTAEQVRQGIVGPIDFAIIEALAITEDGLIIPTTSVGNSAIFVQEAKHVIIELNVSHPEGLEGMHDIYTPAKQGEREPIPMTKASDRLGSIGIAVDPEKVMGIVVSTDLDAPSTIVPPDEETATIANHLINFLREEIKAGRLTESLAPLQSGVGSVANAVFAGFLDSEFKDLEVYSEVLQDAVFDLIDAGKVKFASGCSITLAEEKGKQVYGELEKYRDKLVLRPQEISNHPEIIRRLGLISINTALECDIYGNVNSTHVSGTRMMNGIGGSGDFARNSRLGIFVTKSYAKGGKISSIVPFVSHVDHTEHDVDVLVTEQGIADLRGLAPKERVELIIENCAHPDYRPQLRAYFTEAVAQTGGHQTPHILEKAFSWHTNLAKNGTMLEAVLQDQK
- a CDS encoding ammonium transporter — protein: MQMADSVFMFLATMMVWLMTPGIALFYGGMVKSKNVLNTAMHSYMPLAVISILWVLIGYSLSFSPGNAFLGGLDWVGLKDVGFAPGPYSETIPHSLFMLFQMTFAVLTVSIIAGGIAERMKFSAFLIFTILWSLLVYAPVAHWVWGGGWLAELGALDFAGGNVVHISSGVAGLVLAVMLGKRKESGDSAPHNLPLTFLGGSLIWFGWYGFNVGSTLTINEVAMNVFVNTAVAAAAGIIGWLIVEYMANKKATLLGAVSGAISGLVAITPACGFVTTASSIIIGVVGGAVCFWGVFFLKNRMGYDDALDAFGLHGIGGTWGGIATGLFATTSVNESGANGLFYGDFNLLWKQLVAIVATYIFVSVVTYIVAKVINLFVPLRVSEEDESMGLDLTLHGEKAYHESI
- a CDS encoding LytTR family DNA-binding domain-containing protein, coding for MDQFTVESVLNIIREFVPKDASISVADSEKYIYYQPSKQVDLRIKPGDLISEKTATYKALSVRKKIGVQVESNVFGVPYYGLSVPIMDEDNPLGAVTAILPSKPLILPTSFLTIKTDDRWIPLPYDEIMYLEAQNRKTKIQSERVSGFHKMNLSELEFILPSDLFIRVHRSYIVNINYIQEILPDFHSTFLLIMKDHSKIQVSQTYASQFRRALGF
- a CDS encoding YbdD/YjiX family protein, which encodes MLKRLIKILSYRKQFVSLLVGVPSYDTYVAHMKMHHPEDPVKTRKEFFCEAQDERYNAKGGKVSRCC
- a CDS encoding AI-2E family transporter; the encoded protein is MFKTKLHFWTLELLLLSLLFYVGTKISFLFEPIVIFTSTLFFPILISGFLYFLFNPTVDFLVKRRVPRGLSILLLYVFFLGLISLLVGLVGPSLSKQVTDLVNNLPDYFNQVRKFIEDSAESKWFLWTVEQDYVPLQEVGDSLQKYLTNLPSNITNSLSSVFSVVTNITLVVVTVPFILFYMLKDGDKLPAAIMKFVPVRYRKPALTVLKETGETLATYIQGQMLVCMFVGIGTFIGYLIIGLPYAFLFALIGAVTNIIPYVGPFIGAAPAVIVALIHSPTEALLVILVVTVIQQLDGNVISPLVIGKKLNTHPLTIIILLLVAGNIAGIIGMILAVPTYSVVKTIVLNIVKFIRIRKEEKLEEDILE